The proteins below are encoded in one region of Helianthus annuus cultivar XRQ/B chromosome 2, HanXRQr2.0-SUNRISE, whole genome shotgun sequence:
- the LOC110912584 gene encoding serine/threonine-protein kinase ATM isoform X2 encodes MVTSRDVHEIVSKLSSDKAKPREEGIKLLNTWLEGERLIEFCRYLGRNTSMLKPHEIPHAETWPFLVKLLTKAIQLEVSASKKRPPKLAFAKTLRIVVQRAEDGKSLHLLSVAKLLFNHIWEILKDVPSFQSEYGIILRHLLAVKHLQFHLRKRVYSSLVLLYMGKVEISLSEQRSYGQANPKEEVFRCILTLHSLLDSPPGDFSDDLREGITKGFIEIFSNLRDEGKVLRKLVECINTYLIRDGPNMGTQSLEIHDAIHQFLFRVWVTTHDRGLKDALVLYARLQLKLARGATDGSALLEQLLDIIGKELDHINTSTTSLPWNDTNRDDKRGTLTNSQSSLLELAAFVFCRACLIPCKAPVTDKRTRRENAVVYLHEQIIKGKWSWNSAFCFLVHDYSSRVKHEYLIYWFEGLSTNFERIMNTATMEHAYDDLLWTLRSLQGLSSVLLSPIYGVDCSGKVEFTNNQNSQLYRGWHTVWNALLRGLPMFSNVTSVADAALILLGNINLCDPLNNFIVAHDAWDLRLFKSSPSESLLRFISGYFSKKGSHGDIRDVLHLRKDLLRTVMGLLNWKERLVFNEHMVVLLPAAVFSLCAGSACFAHCVKGSPLAYLLVDIPVTSDDSPEIQKLEQEGSHDLFDCSVEVLAEVCFDSHAEVAQSLSYQKVRLPHHLRDSLLHEMELNILEVIKSKDIEKMVLSDVLFICALLSNFMYGLYALRLKEEKASFLTETGQYILEMLSHAVSLLEKSSSDIRSGCVGSNVGFDNMDSVSTSLKCFINSPLFTYQECDSTLYNAIIQSITRLLKALAKLYEGFFDDTTNLQSDWSNPDISVQESHSLKGDKTMVLDMELDADDDYKDVDIISTGETSRASPAFNLKLNIISLISNFFSILPVATWDVLFSLTRIESDHRLMECLLLNLCQHPCWSSCQGFSDMVLSLDKMVDMLSDIKLHPTKILAAICGLLQTLKSLNKVRKEKDPASYINSVLSEQGASQVSMELILENNSQSLVPLGDLVNKIAENDQLDWCSRVKIVDCICDFVSLNPQISQTMIEKLLLMLRDPDFRVRFSLARRIGVLFQTWDGHDELFQDILSNFSVKLVVLFKGMLVKANEVLAAGHQPQPMMETIIVTLGHVALHSEKIELEAVFMICVVAAMDSSQRELVGSVLDNLSRQLHYSSRSEYIGELIAPIIFFWVQCGVSLAALVETRELFVLNVEASNFIQYISHWLLPAMILYNDISSLNWVAKVAGQPSAALIRSHFVAIFSICIALHCSKRPGWESATTVLQSSMLSISGISENERDTLIKKHMVSIVSHILSLASRLSEPALPFFSKDTIQRAIQTVVDGFLNMEQSSPSIVVVDKINIFRPDRVFMFILEMHQKITASTHHRHRCNRLSGIEVLVNVLGHRAAAPSTSNYLFNLVGQFIDCGPLQDQCCHIISELLKTLKHNQSKDGFDVLSEQLQFLVSKLVGCCIPPKSDLKNSITQPSEALSLLHQLVVDSDSSLHKHIKELGPFPEFDTFDNIRAFHHGLCHDYSAREHLLEFVRRSSHLPPRLVICSLKALHSIMFSGFQREKNAQQLFGDEFWQYDNEVVHAVWTLVRMASSDATNSFGPFVSDFLSLIGIGDPHRVVFHLPRDSNRMHVCRPLYTDGGSSFSFHMDSGLSEELLIAVMQLLKKYLMDESVEIIEMASQALRGILSTERGHRALLSLNSYERSILEVHSKGVNAELVQKSLVDLERKFNGQDISVEKSGTWVTSGKTFETWICQLVYALIYFCDDTILRLCQDIVLLKAEVAELLLSNVMVNLAKRKNVDIDLCKLISVKVMEEIVIESNNLTRSVQVILDALNELRLCHVMEKAASGSSKTEGAKHTKSSGYSSRSRNTPHKSKDHTVTSTQPPASTLAWEKVYWLPIDYLVVAKSAISCGSYFTAVLYVEHWCQEHFNCLTLGSPDFSHLEMLPHHIEILVSAVTQINEPDSLYGIIQSHKLTSQIITFEHEGNWSKALEYYDLQVRSEASIPLSSSKSEDEMRQRKPHKGVIKALQQIGCTHVLDMYSQGLMYRKGRIQDDLEFNELQFEAAWRAGNWDFSVLYTSSNSPNPNQQIRHNHFNQKLHSCLRAFQEGDINEFNLNLKESKQELLFSIYHASEESTEYIYSTIVKLQIFCHLGLAWSLRWASLDGKKDNQTEGDKMLSGPFTPNMDQLSWLNTEWSCILNRAQLHMNLLEPFIAFRKVMLQILSCKDCTVQHLLESASILRKGYRFSHAAAALHELKFFYIGIGGEDSKVYWLGRVEEAKLLRAQGQHEMAVNLAKYISENCKVNEEAADVYRLVGKWLAETRSSNSRTILEKYLKNAVSLANDNQATDKKSIARKAQTHFHLAHYADALFRNYEERLTSNEWQAAMRLRKHKTKELEALQRRFKNSSKGEKADYLVKIQELHKQLAMDKEEAEKLQQDRDNFLSIALEGYKRCLVIGDKYDVRVVFRLVSLWFSLCTRQIVVDGMFSTIKEVQSYKFIPLVYQIASRLGSSKDSQGPNTFQITLCAVCPGFFVKENGN; translated from the exons AACCCCAAGGAGGAAGTCTTTCGGTGCATCCTCACCCTTCATTCACTTCTTGATAGTCCTCCTGGAGATTTTTCTGATGATCTTCGGGAAGGAATAACAAAAGGTTTTATCGAGATATTCTCCAATTTAAG GGATGAAGGGAAGGTTTTGCGGAAACTCGTTGAATGTATTAATACATATTTAATACGGGATGGTCCGAATATGGGCACTCAATCATTAGAAATTCATGATGCCATACATCAGTTTCTTTTTCGCGTTTGGGTAACTACCCATGATCGTGGTCTGAAG GATGCACTTGTTTTATATGCGAGGTTACAGTTAAAGTTAGCAAGAGGAGCTACTGATGGCAGTGCTTTGCTGGAGCAACTTTTGGATATAATAGGAAAGGAACTTGATCACATTAACACATCTACTACCAGCCTGCCATG GAATGATACAAACAGGGATGATAAGCGAGGTACTTTGACAAACTCACAATCTAGTTTGCTGGAGCTTGCAGCTTTTGTCTTTTGTCGG GCATGCCTTATTCCATGTAAAGCACCTGTAACTGATAAACGAACCAGAAGGGAAAATGCTGTTGTTTATTTACACGAACAAATCATTAAAGGAAAATGGTCTTG GAATTCAGCATTTTGTTTCCTTGTTCACGACTACTCTAGCCGTGTTAAGCACGAGTATTTAATCTACTGGTTTGAAGGATTATCAACAAACTTTGAGAG AATAATGAACACTGCAACCATGGAGCATGCTTATGATGACCTACTGTGGACCCTAAG GAGTCTTCAAGGACTATCATCGGTACTTCTGAGTCCTATTTATGGAGTAGATTGCTCGGGAAAAGTGGAATTTACCAATAATCAG AATTCTCAGCTGTACAGAGGTTGGCATACAGTATGGAACGCTCTACTACGTGGTTTACCAATGTTCAGTAATGTAACATCAGTA GCAGATGCTGCTCTTATACTTCTTGGGAATATTAATTTGTGT GACCCATTGAACAACTTTATTGTAGCTCATGATGCGTGGGACCTGCGCTTGTTTAAAAGTTCTCCATCAGA GTCTCTTTTACGTTTCATATCAGGCTATTTTTCAAAGAAAGGATCCCAT GGTGATATACGGGACGTTTTACATTTGAGAAAAGATCTCTTAAGGACAGTTATGGGCTTGCTTAACTGGAAG GAGCGTTTGGTGTTCAACGAGCATATGGTTGTATTGTTGCCAGCGGCTGTATTCTCACTTTGTGCCGGTTCTGCTTGTTTTGCACATTGTGTTAAAGGATCTCCTTTGGCTTATCTTCTTGTAGATATCCCTGTAACCAGTGATGACAGCCCGGAG ATTCAAAAACTGGAGCAGGAAGGTTCACATGATTTGTTCGATTGCTCTGTGGAAGTGCTTGCTGAAGTTTGTTTTGATTCTCATGCAGAG GTAGCTCAATCTTTGTCTTACCAGAAGGTGCGTCTTCCTCATCATTTGAGGGACTCACTGCTTCATGAAATGGAACTGAACATTCTAGAAGTTATCAAAAGCAAAGATATTGAAAAAATGGTTCTCTCAGATGTTCTCTTCATTTGTGCTCTGTTGTCTAATTTCATGTATGGTTTATATGCTTTAAG GTTGAAAGAAGAAAAAGCCTCTTTTCTCACTGAAACCGGTCAATACATTCTAGAAATGCTGAGTCATGCTGTTTCCTTACTTGAAAAAAGTTCCAGTGATATTCGATCCGGTTGTGTTGGCTcaaatgttggttttgataaCATGGACTCCGTATCAACTTCCTTAAAGTGTTTTATTAATTCACCACTATTTACCTATCAAGAGTGCGACTCTACGTTGTATAACGCTATTATCCAATCAATCACGAGACTTTTGAAGGCTTTGGCTAAACTTTACGAAGGATTTTTTGATGACACAACTAATCTTCAGTCAGATTGGTCTAATCCAGATATTTCTGTTCAAGAATCTCACTCGTTAAAGGGCGATAAAACAATGGTTTTGGACATGGAGTTGGATGCAGATGATGATTATAAAGACGTTGATATTATTAGTACCGGAGAGACTTCCAGAGCGTCTCCTGCTTTTAACTTGAAGCTGAATATTATATCGttaatctcaaactttttctCGATTCTTCCAGTTGCCACATGGGATGTTTTATTCAGTTTGACTCGAATAGAAAGTGATCACAGG CTGATGGAATGCCTTCTGCTTAACCTGTGTCAACATCCTTGCTGGTCATCTTGCCAAGGATTTTCTGACATG GTTTTATCACTGGACAAAATGGTTGATATGCTTTCTGATATTAAGCTTCATCCGACTAAGATACTAGCTGCTATATGCGGCTTGTTACAGACATTGAAGTCCCTGAATAAAGTTCGAAAGGAAAAAGATCCAGCTAGTTATATTAATTCAGTATTATCTgaacag GGCGCATCACAAGTTTCGATGGAGTTAATTTTAGAAAATAATTCTCAGAGTTTGGTACCGCTGGGTGATCTTGTTAACAAAATTGCAGAAAATGACCAACTTGATTGGTGCAGTCGTGTTAAGATTGTTGATTGCATATGTGATTTTGTATCACTTAATCCTCAAATTAGCCAG ACTATGATCGAGAAGCTGCTACTGATGCTCAGAGATCCTGACTTCCGTGTTCGGTTTTCTTTAGCAAGAAGAATTGGTGTTCTTTTCCAAACATGGGATGGCCATGATGAGCTCTTCCAGGATATACT CTCAAATTTTAGTGTAAAATTGGTGGTGTTATTTAAGGGTATGCTTGTTAAAGCAAATGAAGTTTTAGCTGCTGGTCATCAACCTCAACCAATGATGGAAACAATTATTGTTACCCTTGGGCATGTGGCCCTGCATAGTGAGAAAATTGAGTTGGAG GCTGTCTTTATGATCTGTGTTGTTGCTGCAATGGATTCGTCTCAGAG GGAATTGGTTGGTTCAGTACTCGATAATCTATCTCGACAACTACACTACAGCTCCAGATCAGAG TACATTGGAGAGCTTATTGCACCAATTATTTTCTTCTGGGTCCAGTGTGGTGTGAGCTTAGCTGCATTAGTCGAg ACACGAGAACTTTTTGTTCTCAATGTGGAAGCTAGTAATTTCATTCAGTATATTTCTCATTGGCTTCTTCCAGCTATGATTCTGTATAATGACATTTCCAGCTTAAACTGGGTTGCCAAG GTGGCTGGTCAACCTTCTGCAGCTCTTATTAGGAGTCACTTTGTAGCTATCTTTTCTATATGCATAGCATTGCACTGCAGTAAAAGACCTGGGTGGGAATCTGCTACCACGGTTCTTCAGAGTTCAATGTTAAGTATCTCTGGGATATCTGAAAATGAGCGTGACACTCTTATCAAGAAACACATG GTTTCTATTGTCAGTCACATATTATCACTTGCTTCTCGGTTGTCGGAACCTGCATTACCTTTCTTTTCCAAGGATACGATTCAACGTGCTATTCAAACAGTTGTTGATGGTTTCTTGAACAT GGAACAATCTTCTCCTAGCATAGTTGTAGTGGACAAAATTAACATTTTCCGCCCCGACAGAGTGTTTATG TTCATACTTGAAATGCATCAGAAAATTACTGCTTCTACTCACCATAGGCACAGATGTAATAGGTTGTCTGGAATCGAGGTGCTTGTTAATGTTCTTGGGCATAGAGCTGCAGCACCAAGCACATCCAA TTATCTTTTCAACTTGGTGGGCCAATTCATTGACTGTGGTCCTTTGCAAGATCAGTGTTGTCATATTATTTCTGAATTACTCAAAACTCTCAAGCATAACCAATCTAAAGATGGTTTTGATGTTCTTAGTGAACAACTTCAG TTTTTGGTATCTAAGTTAGTTGGATGCTGCATTCCCCCAAAATCTGATTTAAAAAATTCCATCACTCAACCGTCAGAGGCTTTATCACTGCTTCATCAGCTTGTTGTTGATTCTGATTCATCTCTTCATAAGCACATCAAA GAACTCGGGCCCTTTCCTGAATTCGATACATTTGATAATATACGTGCGTTCCACCATGGACTTTGCCATGATTACTCTGCAAGAGAGCATTTACTAGAG TTTGTTAGGAGATCTAGTCATCTTCCTCCACGGTTGGTTATTTGCAG TCTCAAAGCTCTGCACAGTATCATGTTCTCCGGATTTCAACGTGAAAAAAACGCACAGCAACTTTTTGGAGATGAGTTTTGGCAATATGATAATGAAGTTGTACACGCAGTTTGGACTCTAGTTCGAATGGCCAGTTCAGATGCAACAAACAGTTTTGGACCTTTTGTTTCTGACTTTTTATCACTG ATTGGTATAGGGGACCCACATCGTGTTGTTTTCCATCTTCCTAGAGATTCGAACCGGATGCATGTTTGCCGGCCTCTTTATACTGATGGTGGTAGCAGCTTTAGTTTTCATATGGATTCAGGTTTATCTGAAGAACTCTTAATTGCGGTAATGCAACTTTTGAAGAAGTATTTGATGGATGAATCAGTTGAGATAATTGAGATGGCATCACAAGCACTACGT GGGATACTATCAACTGAAAGGGGTCACCGAGCTTTACTATCACTTAATTCTTACGAGAGGTCTATACTTGAG GTTCACTCCAAGGGTGTTAACGCAGAACTAGTTCAGAAATCTTTAGTGGATCTGGAGAGGAAGTTTAATG GTCAAGACATTTCAGTTGAAAAGAGTGGTACTTGGGTGACTAGTGGCAAAACATTTGAGACCTGGATCTGTCAGCTAGTTTACGCTCTTATCTATTTTTGTGATGATACAATCTTAAG GCTATGTCAAGATATTGTGTTGCTGAAAGCCGAAGTTGCAGAGCTTCTTCTGTCAAATGTTATGGTCAATCTTGCTAAGAGGAAAAATGTGGACATTGATCTTTGCAAGCTTATCTCTGTGAAG GTGATGGAAGAGATAGTTATTGAGTCAAACAACTTAACAAGATCGGTTCAAGTTATTTTGGACGCGCTCAATGAACTTCGACTTTGTCATGTAATGGAGAAAGCTGCTTCTGGTTCATCTAAAACCGAAGGCGCAAAG CACACAAAGTCATCTGGTTATAGCTCTAGATCCCGTAATACACCACATAAGTCAAAGGACCATACTGTAACATCTACTCAACCACCGGCATCTACCTTGGCTTGGGAAAAG GTTTATTGGCTTCCGATTGACTACCTTGTTGTCGCTAAGTCAGCCATT AGCTGTGGCTCATACTTCACTGCGGTGCTGTATGTGGAGCATTGGTGTCAAGAGCATTTTAACTGCCTTACGTTAGGTAGTCCAGATTTTTCCCATTTAGAGATG CTGCCTCACCACATAGAAATTCTGGTCTCAGCAGTTACTCAAATAAATGAACCCGACAGTTTGTATGGAATCATCCAGTCACACAAG CTGACATCACAAATAATCACATTTGAGCATGAGGGTAATTGGAGTAAAGCTCTAGAGTATTACGACTTACAAGTACGATCTGAAGCATCGATACCTTTATCTTCCTCCAAATCAGAAGATGAAATGAGGCAAAGAAAACCGCACAAAGGGGTGATTAAGGCTTTACAGCAAATTGGTTGCACTCATGTGTTGGATATGTATTCCCAAGGATTAATGTATCGGAAAGGTCGGATTCAGGATGACTTGGAATTCAATGAGCTACAG TTTGAAGCTGCTTGGCGTGCAGGAAATTGGGATTTTTCTGTACTGTACACGAGCTCTAATTCTCCTAACCCAAATCAACAAATCAGACACAACCATTTTAACCAAAAACTACACAG CTGTTTGAGGGCTTTTCAGGAGGGAGATATCAATGAATTTAACTTGAACCTGAAAGAATCTAAGCAG GAGCTGCTGTTTTCTATCTACCATGCAAGTGAAGAGAGCACGGAATATATATATTCGACTATTGTAAAGCTTCAG ATTTTCTGTCATCTTGGGCTGGCCTGGTCTTTGCGATGGGCTTCATTGGATGGCAAGAAAGATAATCAAACCGAGGGAGACAAAATGCTATCTGGGCCATTTACTCCCAACATGGACCAG TTGTCATGGTTAAATACAGAATGGAGCTGCATTCTAAACCGTGCACAGTTACATATGAACTTATTAGAACCATTCATTGCATTCAGAAAAGTAATGCTCCAGATTTTAAGCTGCAAGGACTGTACGGTCCAACATCTTTTGGAATCTGCATCTATTCTTCGTAAG GGCTACAGATTTTCTCATGCTGCTGCTGCATTGCATGAGCTTAAGTTCTTCTACATAGGCATCGGTGGAGAAGATTCTAAAGTTTATTGGCTTGGAAGG GTTGAAGAAGCAAAGCTACTGCGAGCCCAAGGTCAGCATGAGATGGCAGTTAATCTTGCAAAATATATATCTGAAAATTGCAAGGTGAATGAGGAAGCAGCTGATGTATATCGTTTAGTTGGCAAGTGGCTGGCTGAAACACGTTCTAGCAA CTCTAGGACTATATTGGAGAAGTATCTGAAAAATGCAGTTAGTCTTGCTAATGATAACCAGGCCACAGACAAGAAGTCTATTGCAAGAAAAGCCCAAACGCATTTTCACCTTGCTCATTACGCTGATGCTCTTTTTCGTAATTACGAGGAAAGACTTACTTCTAACGAGTGGCAAGCAGCTATGCGTTTGAGAAAACATAAG ACCAAAGAGCTGGAGGCACTGCAAAGACGATTCAAGAATTCATCCAAG GGAGAGAAAGCAGATTATTTAGTAAAAATACAAGAGTTGCACAAACAACTTGCAATGGACAAAGAGGAGGCTGAAAAGTTGCAG CAAGATAGGGATAATTTTCTCAGTATAGCATTAGAAGGATATAAACGATGTCTAGTCATTGGTGACAAGTATGATGTACGAGTG GTCTTCCGACTTGTATCTCTTTGGTTTAGTTTATGCACAAGACAAATTGTTGTAGATGGGATGTTCAGTACAATCAAAGAGGTACAATCTTACAAGTTTATACCGCTTGTATACCAAATTGCTTCAAGGCTAGGTAGCTCAAAAGATAGTCAAGGGCCTAATACTTTTCAG ATTACGCTCTGTGCAGTTTGCCCTGGTTTCTTTGTTAAAGAAAATGGCAATTGA